In the Bacillus sp. FJAT-42376 genome, AATAAAGAAAAATTCGATATCCCTATGCCAGACCGCCAATCCATAACCGATGAGATTCAGCAGATTGTCACTGCGGGTGTCCGGAAAAAAGAATCGTTCCCGGCTTACCTTTATAAGCTGCAAAAGCAAATTGGAATGAAAAACTTGCTTCCATCCCGATTGGAAGAGATAGGAATTTTATTAACGGTCATAGTCATTTTGCTCATCTTGTCAGGCAGTATGAAAGGAGAGGTTGGAAATCAGGATTTATATGCTTTCATATTCCTTCTCTCCCCTTTGCTGTATCTTTCTTTATCCGTTTATTACTTTGCTCTAAGGCGCAGTACAGGTACTTATGAAGTAGAGATGATTTGCAAGTATAACTTGTACCAAATCTCAGCATTTCGGATGCTTGCCTTAAGTGTGATATCAATAGCAGTAAACAGCATCAGTATATTCCTATTAGCTATGTCACATAGTGAGCTGAGCTTTTTGAGGGCCCTGTTAATATCTATTGCATCGCTGTTCCTCTTTTCTGTTTTCTTTCTCTTTATCTTAATGAAAAAGCAGTCTTTAATGGCTGTCGTCTTTGTCACAGGAAGCTGGGTGGTTGTCAATGCAGGATTTAAGGTTATCCAGAGTGAGTTATACCTTGGGCTTTTAATGAAGGCACCGCTATTCGTTTATGTGATTGTTTTCACTGTTAGTTTTTTGGTCTATATCAACTACTTAAGCAAGCTTGTGTATTTTAGATCTTCGGAGGAGGGAGCACATTAAGATGCTGATGGTTAAAGATGTAAGCAAGCAATATGGGAGTTTTTCTGCGGTAAATAGAATAAACCTTGAATTTAATGACGGTCTCTATGCATTGCTTGCCCCTAATGGAGCGGGCAAAACTACATTATTAAAAATGATGGTTACCTTAATCACCCCAAGTGAGGGGGAAATTCTGTATAACGGAGATAACATTATTGATTTAGACGAGGATTACCGGGACATTCTTGGGTATTTGCCTCAGCACTTCGGTTTTTATAAAAACTATTCCCCAAAGCAATACTTATTGTATTTAGCCGCATTAAAGGGGATCGACAAGAAGCAAGCATTGACTAGGATATCGGAGTTATTGGAAAAAGTGGCTTTATCTGATGTAGCGAACAAGAAGATGAAAAAGTTCTCAGGGGGGATGATTCAAAGGGTAGGGATTGCACAGGCGCTTTTAAACGATCCGAAGGTATTAATCCTTGATGAGCCTACAGCTGGTCTTGACCCTAAGGAACGCGCCCGGTTCCGGCAGCTGTTATCAGATCTTGCACGGGAGAGGCTGGTCATTCTTTCGACTCATATTGTTTCAGACATTGAATCGATTGCCAATGAAGTCATTATGATTAAGAACCAGCAAGTATTATATAAAGATTCCGTTAAGAACATTTGCAAAACGCTGGAGGAAAGTGTTTATGAGACGACGATCAGCTATCAGCAGCTGGAAAATTTCCGCAGCCAATACGTTCTCCTTTCAGAAAAGCAGGAGCAGGGGGAAATGATTGTCCGGTTTGTCCACAGAGGGGAACCAGAAACAGATTGGGTCCCGGTGAATCCCCACTTGGAAGATGTCTTTATTTATGAATATCATGATGATTCCGTTTCAGGTGTGTGATGGTAATGAAGGTTATTTACTATGAATGCAGAAAGGCTGTGACATCCCCCGTCATTCTCTCTTTGCTGGTCTTGTTTACCCTTTATAACATCCAATTAATTTATAACGCTCCAACATTTAAAGATGAATTACATGTCGCTAATGAGCTGGCTGATCAATATGGGAGAACAATTACGTCTTCATCTCTTGAAAAACTAAGACAGGATTTGCAAAAGCCATTAGCAGATTTGAACGAAATCACCGAAAAGAAAACGTCTCAAACATTTCACAGTGCCACTGAGTTTTTTAATCAATTTCGGGTAGGAGAGACTGAGGTATATACGGAAAATGAAATGAGGGCTTTTAACCAGCTTTTTGTAAAAGAACAATATCTGGCTAAGGCGGAAACGCTGGATCAGCGATATGAACAGTTCGATGGTCATCAGATGGGTGAAGCAGCAATAAATAAATTCAGGATAACTGGTGATGCAGCTGAAACCTTGAGAAAGCAATATGATCAATTCTCTGCACGTTTGGAAGAGCTGCAAAAGAACAGCGAGCACAAACAATGGTTTTTTGATGGAGAAACCAACCAGATGCATTCGCTTCTATTCAAGACTGTGTTCAGACACTTACTCTTAGAAACCCTTATTATCATTGTACTGGCAACAGCGTTTATTTCAAATTTTGAGTTTGAAAACCGGACGAGTCAAGTCTCATTCTCATCAAAAAGAGGCCGGATGCTGATGAGGGATAAATTATTTGCAGCTCTGCTCGTTTCAGCAGGGATCACAGCGTTTATGTTCCTGGTTACATTGGGATTCTACTTCATAAATTTTGATTACTCTAACTTAATGATGTCTGCTGTGAGCAGCGGTTTTAATTGGGAGTTTGGTTTTTCTTATCTATCATGGTGGAAGATGTCTGTATTTTCCTATTTAATATGGGCGGTCGTACTTAGTTTTGTATGTGTGCTTTTGTTCGCCGCCTTAACGTTTGCTGTTTCGGTTTTGGTAAAGAACAGCTACTACACCTTTATCCTTGTTGCAGTGATCTTCGCGGCTCTATACCTGCTTCCGGGAGCAATGCTTTCTTCCTCTAACTTGATCTTTGCTGCCAGTTTCAATCCGTCGGTCCTTTTATTAAACCCTCAAACCTGGTTCATGGGGAATAAAGAACTCCTTATGTTTAAATATTTTGAGATGGTTACAGTGCTTGCATGGGCCATTATGTTAGGAGTATTATGCATGATCTGTTTAAAACGATTTAAAAAACAATCCATTGTATAAGGAGATTAGGGATGCGAATTGTAAAAAATGAAATGAAAAGGCTGTTTAATTGGAAGATGATCGCGGTCCTTATTCTGATTAATAGTATCCTTTATTTCTTGCTGATCGATTTTCATATAAAGTACTTCCCGAATGGACGACCCGATTTAGATTCCTATCGTGTTGGAGTGGAAATGGTCAATAAATACGGAAATACCATGGATAAAGCAGAAAATGCTGATTTTAAGAGAACGTATCAATATCGGGTGCAGGAAGCCGACCGGTTTTTCCAAAGTAGAGAAGATTTTAACAAGATAGGGATACGTACATACGAAGGGTTTAAGAGTATGGATATGGAAAATGAAAAAGCATCTGCTCTCAACAGTAAAGTCATGTTTGATGAACAAGTAGATTTGCTGTGGGAGCTGCAGGCAAGAAATACATTAATTGAATTCCACAATTTAAATGAGGAGGGTATTCAAAATGAAATTGCCTCCTCAAATTCCTGGCAGAAGGAGAGATTAGAAGAAATAAAGTCTAATGGGAGTTATCATGTATATCCGGAACTTGTGCTAGATAATTTTAAAGACTTCATCATATCTGTGGCGATAACGATTATGATTAGTGTTGTGCTGGTGATTTCACCTTTATTCATTCAGGATCGCTCCCGAAAAGTTGTTCATTTACAATATACGTCTAAAGCAGGAAGGAAGTTTTACAAAAAGAAGGTTACTGCCGGATTGCTATCTTCTTTTTTATTAATAACCGTTCTCCTAAGCGTTTATTTCAGCTTTTATTTTCAGAATAAAACATCTATGTTCTTTCAAGTTCCAGTCAATGCGTTTATAGGAAGTTATGATTGGTACGATTTTTCTCTTGGTCATTATATGTTGCTGAGTATATTAGCTATTTATATACTGGGGCTGGTTTTTGCCCTGCTTGCTATGTCCTTTTCAACTTTTGCTTCCAGCTTCATTGCACTGATTGGTTTTCAAATTCCCATTATCCTTGCATTCCTTATGTTTGGCACAGCTTTTTTTATTAATCATATGATTGATTACGTGTATCCTAAATGGGTAATCCCCACTGCCTATTTCTGTACAGCAGCCATAGGGCTATTATTTATAATCCTTCTTTGGAAGAGGGAGAAAAAATTGGACATTGTTCAATAATGGTAATAGGAACTTTACGGGTAATAGTATGACAGAAAGGGAGCAAGATGCTAAAGCGATCAATTTCTGCTTCAATGTGAGGAATTGTGACAAAAAATATTGTGGAAATATTCCGCCTAATCTATAATAAAAAGTAGGAATTTTCAGATAGTTAAAGGGAGTGAATAGGTTGGCGGAATTCGTTTCTGGTTTAAACAGCATCTTATGGAGCACCCCGGTGATATACATATTGCTTGGCGTAGGACTTTTATTTTCTATTTTAACCCGGTTTTTGCAGGTGCGGCACATTAAGGATATGATCATGCTGATGTTCCAGGGGAAAAGCTCGGAAGCCGGTGTTTCATCCTTTCAGGCGCTTTCCATTGCGCTTTCCGGACGTGTCGGCACGGGGAACATTGCCGGTGTGGCCACAGCGATCGCTTTTGGCGGTCCCGGTGCGGTTTTCTGGATGTGGGCGATTGCCTTCATAGGGGCTTCGAGTGCATTCGTAGAGTCTACTCTGGCCCAGATTTACAAAGTAAAGCAGGACGGTCAATATCGTGGAGGACCGGCTTATTACATTGAAAAGGGCATAGGCTGGAAATGGTTTGCGGTTCTTTTTGCGATTGCCGCGATCATTGCGATGGCTATTCTGATGCCGGGCGTGCAGGCCAATTCGATTGCCCTGGGGATGAAGAATGCGTTCGGACTATCTCCGGCCATCAGCGGGATTGCAGTTGTCGTTCTGTTAGGCTTCATCATCTTTGGTGGTACCAAAAGGATTGCGAACGCGGCACAGCTGATTGTTCCGTTCATGGCACTTGGATACATACTCTTATCCGTTATTATCGTTATTATGAACATTTCGGAATTGCCGAATGTGATCGGCTTAATTTTCAGAAGTGCCTTTGGTGCAGATTCTGCTTTCGGCGGGCTGATTGGAATGGCTGTTGCCTGGGGAGTAAAACGGGGAATCTACTCGAATGAGGCTGGCCAGGGGACGGGAGCCCATCCGGCCGCAGCGGCTGAGGTGTCCCATCCGGCAAAGCAGGGGTTGGTACAGGCCTTTTCGGTTTACATTGATACGCTGTTCGTATGCTCAGCGACTGCGTTTATGATTTTGTTTACAGGAATGTACAATACGCAGGCGGAAAACGGTTCGTTCATTGTCAATAATCTTAAAGGAATCGAAGCGGGTCCTGGCTATACACAGGCGGCCATTGACAGTGTACTTCCAGGGTTTGGTGCAGGATTTGTCGCCATCGCTCTTTTCTTTTTTGCCTTCACGACGATTATGGCCTACTACTATATTGCGGAGACGAACCTGACTTATTTGTTCAGAAAAAACAGCAAATGGACTTCGCTCGTATTAAAGGTGGTCATCATGGCAGCGACTTTTTACGGGTCAGTCAAAACAGCTGAAGTCGCATGGGCGCTGGGGGATGCGGGACTGGGCATCATGGTTTGGCTGAATGTCATTGCGATTTTGATTCTGGCCAAGCCGGCACTTCTTGCACTGAAGGATTATGAAAGACAGAAAAAGCAGGGACTGGATCCGGTATTTGATCCTAAGGCATTAGGGATAAAGAATGCAAGCTACTGGGAAACGAGCCAAACAGTCAAGAAAGAGAACATTTCATAGCGTTCACTCTAAAAATAGGCATCTCCATCTATGGGAGAAGCCTTTTTTTATGGTTTTTTTCTTAGAAAGGCGGCTATCCCTTCTGATTTGAAAATATATGATTCTGAAACCAACAGGCTTGTGGGATTTTATGGTTATTTTTTTCCTGGACAGGGAAAAGCATGCATGGGGAAAGGAGGGGAAAAACAATGAGTGAAGAG is a window encoding:
- a CDS encoding ABC transporter ATP-binding protein, translated to MLMVKDVSKQYGSFSAVNRINLEFNDGLYALLAPNGAGKTTLLKMMVTLITPSEGEILYNGDNIIDLDEDYRDILGYLPQHFGFYKNYSPKQYLLYLAALKGIDKKQALTRISELLEKVALSDVANKKMKKFSGGMIQRVGIAQALLNDPKVLILDEPTAGLDPKERARFRQLLSDLARERLVILSTHIVSDIESIANEVIMIKNQQVLYKDSVKNICKTLEESVYETTISYQQLENFRSQYVLLSEKQEQGEMIVRFVHRGEPETDWVPVNPHLEDVFIYEYHDDSVSGV
- a CDS encoding alanine/glycine:cation symporter family protein, producing the protein MAEFVSGLNSILWSTPVIYILLGVGLLFSILTRFLQVRHIKDMIMLMFQGKSSEAGVSSFQALSIALSGRVGTGNIAGVATAIAFGGPGAVFWMWAIAFIGASSAFVESTLAQIYKVKQDGQYRGGPAYYIEKGIGWKWFAVLFAIAAIIAMAILMPGVQANSIALGMKNAFGLSPAISGIAVVVLLGFIIFGGTKRIANAAQLIVPFMALGYILLSVIIVIMNISELPNVIGLIFRSAFGADSAFGGLIGMAVAWGVKRGIYSNEAGQGTGAHPAAAAEVSHPAKQGLVQAFSVYIDTLFVCSATAFMILFTGMYNTQAENGSFIVNNLKGIEAGPGYTQAAIDSVLPGFGAGFVAIALFFFAFTTIMAYYYIAETNLTYLFRKNSKWTSLVLKVVIMAATFYGSVKTAEVAWALGDAGLGIMVWLNVIAILILAKPALLALKDYERQKKQGLDPVFDPKALGIKNASYWETSQTVKKENIS